Genomic segment of Gammaproteobacteria bacterium:
GGGGCCAAGATGAGCGATATTTTACCAAGTGATAATCAGGCGCTCGAGATCCCTCAAAGACAGGCAAGATGGTTGCTATTTTTATTATTGCTAGCGAGTGTCTTTTTTGCATTCGGCATATTCTTGCCGATGATCTCTATTACTAAATTTATGATAATCAGTAATGATTTTTCTATCATATCGGCAATACTCGAGCTGTGGCGAAATGGTCAAATACTGTTATTTATTGCAGTTGCTGGGTTTAGCGTGGTGCTGCCAATAATGAAAATTATGGTGCTGTTTAAATTACTCTCGATAAAATTAACCAACAACCTCAAAACACAACGTTACCTCCACTTAATGCATGAATACGGCCGTTGGGCGATGTTAGATGTCATGGTGGTGGCGGTTTTAATTGTGACTGTAAAACTTGGGCCTATTGTTAGTATAAAAGTACATTCTGGCTTGTTTGTGTTTGGCGCCGCCGTTTTATTAATAATGCTAATTACCCAAAAAGTAGTGGCCCTAACAAAGCAGCGATAGCCGTGACCATTGAAAATGCTGCAACGGTGCTATCAGTCACGCAACGCAGCAATAATCTAGGCTCCTAATTTTTAGGTTAATTATCCTCAAATAAATTTATTCTTAAATTAATGGTAATTATTTGCCACTTAGATCACATTTTCTTGTAAAATGTCGGCCTTAAATTTGAGTTACATCACAATCAAAATACTTAATGAGATGGAACGGCTGCTTGCATCCGGTTTAACTCGAGATTTTACTCTTTAAACTATTTTAATTATTACTCTTTAACTATGAGGCTTTTGCATAATATGTCAGCATCAAGACCTATCAAACGCGCTTTATTAAGCGTTTCAGATAAAAACGGTATCGTCGAATTCGCACGTTCACTAAGCGAGCAAGGCATTGAAATTCTTTCAACGGGTGGTACCGCCAAACTGCTGGAAGCAAACGGAGTTAGTTGTATCGAAGTGTCTGATTACACCGGACACCCAGAAATCATGGATGGTCGCGTTAAAACACTGCACCCTAAAATTCACGGTGGTATTTTAGCCCGTCGCGGCGTTGACGAAGACGTAATGGCGCAAAATAATATCAACCCAATCGATATGGTTGTGGTTAACCTTTACCCTTTTGCCGATACCGTGGCTAAAGAAGGTTGTTCACTGGAAGATGCGATTGAAAATATCGATATCGGTGGACCAACAATGGTGCGTTCAACGGCTAAAAACCACAAAGATACGACTATTATCGTTAATGCTAGCGATTACGATCGCGTATTAAGCGAAATGAAAGAAAATGACGGTTCACTAACTTATCAGACTCGTTTTGATCTCGCGATTGCCGCTTTTGAGCATACCGCAGCTTACGACGGCATGATCGCCAACTACTTCGGCACCATGGTGCCATCGCACGGTGAGCCAAGTGAAGACGGGTCTAAATTCGCTCGTACTTTCAATAGCCAATTTATTAAGCAGCAAGACTTACGCTACGGTGAAAACAGCCATCAAAAAGCGGCATTTTATGTTGAAGAAAACCCAGCTGAAGCGTCGGTATCTACCGCTAAGCAACTACAAGGTAAAGCGTTATCATTTAATAATATCGCAGATACTGATTCGGCCCTTGAGTGTGTTAAAGAATTCGATCAGCCAGCTTGTGTTATCGTAAAACACGCAAACCCATGTGGCGTTGCGATTGGCGATGATATTTTGTCAGCTTATGAACGTGCTTTTAAAACGGATCCAACGTCAGCCTTTGGTGGCATTATCGCTTTTAACCGCGAATTAGACGCAGCAACGGCCCAAGCCATTGTTGATCGTCAATTTGTTGAAGTTATTATTGCACCTGCTGTCAGTGACGAAGCACAAAAAATTGTAGCGGCTAAGAAAAATGTTCGCTTGCTAGAATGTGGTGAGTTTACCGCTAAAGCACCTGCCTACGATTACAAACGCGTTAATGGCGGCATGTTAGTGCAAGACAAAGATTTAGGTCAGGTTACCCTAGCCGATCTAAAGATTGTGTCTAAGCGTCAGCCAAGCGAGCAAGAACTAACGGATCTTATGTTCTGTTGGAAAGTCGCTAAATTCGTTAAGTCGAACGCGATTGTTTATGCCCGTGACGGCATGACCATTGGCGTTGGCGCTGGCCAAATGAGCCGCGTTTACTCAGCAAAAGTTGCCGGTATTAAAGCCCAAGACGAAGGGCTAGTTGTGGAAGGTAGCGTAATGGCTTCTGATGCATTTTTCCCATTCCGTGATGGTATCGATGCAGCAGCTGCTGCAGGCATTAGCTGTGTTATTCAGCCGGGTGGTTCAATTCGTGATGAAGAAATCATTGCCGCTGCAGATGAAGCGAACATGACCATGATCTTCACTGGCATGCGTCACTTCCGCCATTAAGATTTTTTGTTGAGCTAATCTCGGACTTTGTGACGAACCAAGCTTGAGGTTATCTATACCAAAAATCATTGAAATTGCAGTGAAGCCGTCAAACATTGAATAGCATGAGCTTATGTTTTATAAGTGATTGTTATTCTAAGCGAAGACAATAAAGCTGCGGTTTCAAGGATGACGGGTATATACATATTAAGGTATTACAGATGAATGTATTAGTTATCGGTGGCGGTGGTCGCGAGCATGCATTGGCATGGAAAGCGGCACAGTCGACTAAGGTTAGTAAAGTTTTTGTTGCTCCGGGTAATGCGGGCACTACCTTAGAATCTAAGCTTGAAAATATCGCGCTTGATGTTAATGACATCGAAGGCTTAATCGCCTTTGCAAAATCAAATGACGTAACAGTGACTATTGTCGGCCCAGAAGCGCCGTTAGTGATTGGCGTGGTTGACGCGTTTGAAGCGGCCGGACTTAACTGTTTTGGTCCACGTCAGGGCGCAGCTCAACTTGAAGGCTCTAAAGCTTTTGCTAAAGACTTTTTAGACCGTCATAACATTCCAACCGCTTGGTATCAAAATTTTACCGAAGTTGAGCCAGCTTTGGCTTATGTTCGTGAAAAAGGTGCGCCAATAGTAATCAAGGCCGACGGCCTAGCTGCTGGTAAAGGCGTGATCGTTGCAATGACTTTGGCTGAAGCTGAAGACGCGATTGAAGATATGCTAGCTGGCAATGTTTTTGGTGATGCTGGTAGTCGTGTAGTCATTGAAGAGTTTCTTGATGGTGAAGAAGCGTCATTTATCGTGATGGTTGACGGTAAAAACGTATTGCCAATGGCAACTAGTCAAGATCATAAACGTGTTGGCAATGGTGATACGGGTCCAAATACTGGCGGTATGGGTGCTTATTCTCCTGCTCCTGTTGTAACGGCTGAGATTCATGATCGTATTATGAACGAAGTTATTTACCCAACCGTAGAAGGCATGGCGGCAGAAGGCAATACTTATACTGGCTTCCTTTACGCTGGCCTAATGATCATGAGTGACGGCACGCCAAAAGTTATCGAGTTTAACTGTCGTTTTGGTGATCCAGAAACTCAACCAATCATGATGCGCTTAAAGTCAGATTTGGTTGAATTGGTTGAAGCGTCTTTTGCGCAAAAGCTAGATCAGGTTACTGCTGATTTTGATAGGCGACCTGCTGTTGGTGTCGTGCTAGCGGCTGGTGGTTATCCTAGCGATTATGCCAAAGGTGATGTTATCACTAACATTCCTAGTGCGACTGCTGATACTAAAGTATTTCACGCCGGCACTAAGCTTAATGGTAGCGACGTGGTAACAGCCGGTGGTCGAGTGCTTTGTGCAACAGCACTGGGCAATACGGTGACGCAGGCGCAGCAACGTGCTTATCAAGTTGCAGAGCAAATTCGTTGGGATAAAGCTTTTTATCGTACCGACATTGCTTACCGTGCTATCGCGCGCGAACAGTCTTAGTTTGACTGATACTCAGGTTAGCGCCTTGCTAACCTGAGTACTTTATCGAAAGTTATCCCGCTTAAATACCTACGCATAAATTATCTGTTTTGAGTTCACGATTCTAAGTCTCAGTCCAATTCTTTTAACCCGCTTTACTTGCTCTATTTTTATCCTCTGGTTATAATGCCGCTCCGAATTTTTCGGAAACGCGGGGATTTTGGTCGCAAAAATCCTCAACCTTAAATACATTTATTTGGAGACATTAACATGTCTAATATTATTCTTGATGCAGAACTTCGTACAGACCTAGGGAAAGGTGCGAGCCGCCGCCTACGTCACGCGAATCAAATGCCTGCAATCATCTACGGTGGCGAAGCTGCTCCTATTTCGATCACGCTAGCTCAAAACAAATTCTTCAAAGCTCAAGAAGAAGAAGCATTTTACTCTTCAATTCTTACTATCAAAGTTGACGGTAAAGAAGAGAAAGTAATCGTTAAAGCTATGCAACGTCACAGCCACAAGCCAATCGTTAACCACGCTGACTTCCTACGTGTTGACGAAACTCACGAAATCCACACTCAAGTGCCTGTACACTTCCTAAACGAAGATACTAACGCAGCACTTAAAGCTGGCGGCGTTATCTCTCACAACATGAGCACTGTTGAAGTTGCATGTTTGCCTGCTAACCTTCCTGAGTTCATCGAAGTTGATGTTGCTGCTCTAGAAGTTGATCACACTATCCACCTTTCTGACCTAGTTCTTCCTGAAGGCGTTACTTCAGTTGAACTTGCTAAAGGCGCTGATCACGATCAAGCAGTAGTTACTATCCACACGCCTAAAGGCGCAAGTGTAAGTGACGAAGAAGCTTCTGAAGAAGCTGCTGCTGAATAGGTCTGAGATAAATTCTTGGAAGCTATTAAGCTAATCGTGGGCCTGGCTAATCCAGGCCCCGAATATGCCCAAACACGGCACAATGCGGGTGCTTGGTATATTGAACAACTCGTAAACTGGCACAACACCTCTTTAAAACCAGAAAGTAAATTCTTTGGTCATACCGCTCGACTTACTATCGAAGGCAATGATGTTAGAGTACTTATTCCAACAACCTTTATGAATCGTAGCGGTCAAGCCGTTGCAGCAATGGCTAAGTTTTATCAGATCCCAGCAGAAAGTATTCTGGTGGTTCACGATGAACTCGACTTAGATCCAGGCATTGCCAAATTCAAACAAGGTGGCGGACACGGTGGTCATAATGGCCTTAGAGATATTATTAGTTGTCTGGGCAACAATAAAGACTTTCATCGCCTGCGCGTTGGCATTGGCCACCCAGGACATAAAGATAAAGTCACAGGTTATGTGTTAGGAAAAGCACCATCGGATCAACAAAATACGATGGACGGTGCAATAGACGAAGCTGTTCGTTCAACCAGTCTGATCTTTAGTAAAGATCTTAACGCCGCAAAAAATCGACTACACACCTATAAAGGTTAATCACCTTAGGGTAGTCACACTCAATAAATTTTAAGGAATCACCATGGGTTTCAAATGTGGTATCGTCGGCTTACCTAATGTCGGTAAATCAACACTATTTAATGCTTTAACCAAAGCAGGTATCGAAGCGGCTAACTTTCCGTTTTGTACCATCGAGCCTAATACTGGTGTGGTTCCTATGCCTGATCCTCGTTTGGATCAGCTAGCAGCTATTGTTAATCCAGAGCGGATCTTGCCAACGACAATGGAATTTGTCGACATTGCAGGTTTAGTAGCTGGCGCATCTAAAGGTGAAGGTCTAGGCAACAAGTTTCTAGCTAACATCCGTGAAACAGATGCTATTGGTCATGTTGTTCGTTGTTTTGAAGATGACAACATCATTCACGTCAGTGGCACCATCGATCCACTAGCTGACATTGAAGTGATCAACACTGAACTTGCATTATCTGATATGGATACGGCTGAAAAAGTCATTTACCGCCTGGCTAAAAAAGCCAAAGGTGGTGATAAAGATGCCAAGCTTGAAATTAGCGTGTTAGAAAAAGTTACCGCTCATCTTGATGAAGGCCTAATGATCCGTTCGTTAGAGCTAACTAAAGAAGAAAAAGTAGCCATTAGCTATTTAAACTTCTTAACGGCAAAGCCAACCATGTACATTGCTAATGTTAGTGAAGAAGGGTTTGACAATAATCCATTACTTGATCAGGTGCGTGAATTAGCCCTGACTGAAGGTTCTGTTGTGGTTGCAGTTTGTGCCGAGCTAGAGTCTCAAATTGCTGAATTAGACGCTGAAGATGCGGCTGAGTTCATGGAAGACATGGGCATTGAAGAACCAGGTCTTAACCGCGTTATTCGTGCTGGTTACGACTTGCTTGAACTGCAAACATACTTTACTGCAGGCGTTAAAGAAGTTCGTGCATGGACTATCTCGATTGGTGACACTGCGCCACAAGCTGCTGGTAAAATTCACACTGACTTCGAGCGTGGCTTTATCCGTGCTGCTGTTATCGGTTATGACTCGTTCATTGAGTTTAACGGTGAAGCTGGCGCGAAAGACGCAGGCATGCTTAAAGTAGAAGGCAAAGACTATATCGTTAAAGACGGTGATGTTATTCACTTCCGCTTTAACGTTTAAATAGCAGTCTAGTAATAAAAAAGCCGAGATATTATTCTCGGCTTTTTTGTTTTTGATTTGATTACTTTTGCTCTATTTGATCCAGCCTAAAAGGAAATTTGCCGATGGACAACATTCTTAATGGTATCGCTGACCATGGCTTTGTGGTGATTGAAAATGCATTACCCGCTAACGTCATTGCTGGTCTGTTAACCGACTGTCAGCACAACCAGCCGCAATTTAAACCCGCCGGTATTGGTCGCCAACAGGGCACGCAGTTAAATGACACAATCCGCAAAGATAAAACCCGCTGGTTTGATGGTAGCGATCCTGCGCAGGCCGACTATTTAGGCCAAATGGATCAATTGCGATCATCGATTAATCGGCATTTTTTCATGGGATTGTTCGATTACGAATGTCATTACGCCAAATATGAAGCCGGCGATTTTTACAAAAAACACCTTGATGCCTTTAAAGGGCGATCCAATCGAGTACTGACTACTGTTTGCTACCTTAACTCACCAGCAACAGGCGGCGAGTTAATAATCTATGCTGAAGACTCGACCACTATTCTAGCCCAAGTAAGCCCCAAAGTAGGCACGCTAGTGGTGTTTGAAAGCGAGCGTTTCCCCCACGAAGTATTAGCGGCACAATCGATTCGCTATTCCATTGCCGGTTGGTTTCGAACCAACAACTCACTAGCAGGTACTATTGACCCTGCGCGATAAAGCGGTAGCTAAGTGATCTACTTTGTAACTTGCTCTCGCGCAAAAGCGATTTGCATAAAGCTTGAGTGATTGTGTCGCAATGTTCAATTTACCATGATGTTTTCTAATATGTTCAGTGTCGTTTTTGTTGATTGTGCTTATAGCCAAGACTTGAATATATATTTCGTCGCGCGTTTATTGGCGTAATGACTTCAGCTCAGCTCAGCTCAGCACACTTTGTCATAATGTTATTCTCAAGCGGCTAATATTAATCAGTTATTGTTACCACGTCTTCGAAAGTGTGCAAAGGGGTTTGAGATAACGAGCATGCTCACTTTCTTTTTAAAAACACTTGCAACCTCACTGCTAACGTAATAATTTAATTGCATTAATTATTATGGTTACTGACTTTTCTAAAGTTAGATAACGAGCATGCCGCATATACAAATGTTAGGTTGCATGTGCATCTAAGCAACATACAGGGAGATCTGACTGTCCGTGGAAATATCAAACCCGACTTACATTGTCGCAGAACTAGAGGGAAAGGTTGCTGACTGGATTCTCGCTGTGCGCGAAGAGATCGAACCTTGTATTACCAACTTTCCACAAGAGATTACTATTACAGGTTCGTCAGGGGTAGGTTCTGTTACAGTAGGTCAAAAGCTAGATTACGTTATTTCTAGGCTTGAGAACCTATTTGAAGGTATACCGGCTTTTTCTTTCAAGTTTAGGGGCATTAATAACTTTCCTAATACGGATATCTACTTTGTTGAACCAGAACGAGAACTATTTGAGCAATTACACCATTTGCTAATAGGTACGGAGATTGCCTTTGATGATAATCCATTTCCGTATAACCCTCATTGTACGCTTAAAGCCTTTACACCATTAACCTTAAAGGATTCACAGTATTTGAATAGCTTACAAATACCAAAAGGGGAACACAAAATTAGTAAGGTAGCACTATATGAAAAGGATGGTATGATCCCCAAAAAGATTTGGGAAAAAGGCCTATCTTCGCATGTAGCAACCTAATAACTATAAGGTAATTCAACAAGGAAAAAACAGTTGGTCTTTGTTCCTTCGTCGCTATTTTAACCAACTATTTTTAGCCTGTTATTTGGGCGTTAATTCTCGCGATTACCTATACAAAACCTAATCCCAAACTCAACATTGGCACAACTATTCCAAGGCGATTTGTGCCCCTTAGCGCCACAGCTGAGAAAGGCAAGTTGATTGGACTAATCCTGCTGTTACTGGGAGCGAAGGTAGAACCTTTATATCTTTGATATGAAGCAGTCCGCTGTAGCAGTGATGCCAGCCCAAGCCCCTTGGATGGGTTTACGGCGTGCAGAGCGTGGTCAATTAACTTACCTTGGGCGCCTAGTATCTAAAGCGTTCATTAAAAAGTGAATCCCTAATCAAGCGGTCAGAGTAACTTGATACTGCGCCAAAAGAGGCTGGCATGCTTAAAGTTGAAGACTACATCGTTAAAAACGGTGATGTTATTCACTTCCGCTTTTTAATGCTTGATAATGCCAAGAGTAAACTAACCAACTTGAGTTTTTTATAATAGCAACCGGCCACTCACGAGGTTTCAAAATCAACAACCCCGACCCCTTGATTATGACCCCTTGATTACTAATATGACAAATTCTCACTAGCGAATATTTAAATGAAAAAATTTAAAGCGGCCACAGGTCTTCAAAATAGACACTTACAAACCTTGTACCCGACGTTGTTACGCCAGTGCCCAGCCATTGATTTTACGGTACAACAGTTTGAACTTGAGGATGGCGATTTTGTTGACTGTCACTGGTATAAGAAACCTGCAATGGACAGTAAAAAACCGATCGTTATTCTATTTCACGGCCTAGCGGGATCATCTAAATCAGCATATATTAAAGGCATGATGCAACACTTACACAGTAACGGGTACAGCAGTGTTTTAATGCATTTTAGAGGTTGTTCCGAGCGGCTCAATAGAACGGCAAGAGCTTACCATAGTGGTGACACCGCAGACGCTAAAGCTTGGATAGCTCACCTTAAAGAGAGTTATCCCGCAAGCCCGCTGTTTGCTATAGGCTACTCCCTAGGCGGTAATATGCTACTGAAGTTGCTGGCTGAGTATAGTCATTCATCACCACTGAGCGCCGCGGTTTCTGTCTCTGCGCCTATTCAGCTGGCCAGTTGCTCTGCAACAATGCAGCATGGTTTTGCCAAGGTTTATCAACGGTACCTATTACGACCACTAAAAATATCTTTGCTGAAAAAGTTTTTATGCCACGACTACATGGCGCTAATTGGTTTGAGCGTGCAAAGTATTAAAAAGATTAATAGCATTGAACAGTTTGATAATTTATACACCGCTAAAATCCATGGTTTCAGGGATGCAAAAGAGTATTACAAGATTTCGAGCGCGGGTCAGTACTTGCCTAACATTCAGTGTCAAACGTTGATTATTCAAGCGCTTGACGACCCATTTATGGGGGCGAATATAGAGGAAGAATTCAGAGAGTTGCCTATCAATATAAGTATCGACACCCCAGAAAACGGCGGTCATTTAGGATTTGTAAGTGGTTCTTTGTTCAAACCTAAATATTGGTTAGAACAGCGTATCAGCCACTATTTTTCGACCACAACAGCTCAGCAATAGTTTTTTTCACTGTAATAATTACCCTGAAAACGCGATCTAAAACCTATTGCACTAAGCCAAAATCAAATGTTTATAGACAAAAAAACAGCTCATGCTTACCACTATGGTCAGCAAGATATTACGTTTCCATAGCGCAATGCCTAGTGCGATAATCGCACCGATTAAATACGGGTTTTGTAACGTAATTGCCAGCTCGCCTTGGGGCATTAATACCGCGGGTACCCAGATTGCTGTTAATACACAAGGGGCGCTGAATTTAAGCGCCTGCTCGAGTTTTGCCGGTAATGTTATCGCATTGGCTTTGGCGTATAAGGCATAACGAATGCCAAAGGTAACGAGCGCCATCAGTAAGATCAGTAACCAAATTTCCATTATTTTTTACTCTGTAAGCGTTGATCTAAATAATAACCGACCGCCATGCCTGTGACCGACGATAATACTAAGCCTATTTTGTGTGGCCAATGAAAAGTTAGCACCGCTAACAAACCACTGGTTAATACTGCGATTACCATCGGTTTATTGATTAGGTGAGGTACCACCATGCCAATAAAGGTCGCAGACATTGCAAAGTCTAGCCCCCAGCTGTCAATGCCAGGAATAGATTGGCCAAAGAATATGCCAATAAGCGTGGCGATATTCCAGCTGATATAAAAGGTAAAACCAGCACCGAAATAGTGCCAATGGTTGTTTTTATCATCGAGGTTATTGATATGGCGAGGGTAGGTCGCAGCAAACACTTCGTCTATTAATAAAAACGCCAACACAATGCGCCAGCGCTGTGGCAA
This window contains:
- a CDS encoding paraquat-inducible protein A — its product is MSDILPSDNQALEIPQRQARWLLFLLLLASVFFAFGIFLPMISITKFMIISNDFSIISAILELWRNGQILLFIAVAGFSVVLPIMKIMVLFKLLSIKLTNNLKTQRYLHLMHEYGRWAMLDVMVVAVLIVTVKLGPIVSIKVHSGLFVFGAAVLLIMLITQKVVALTKQR
- the purH gene encoding bifunctional phosphoribosylaminoimidazolecarboxamide formyltransferase/IMP cyclohydrolase, with product MSASRPIKRALLSVSDKNGIVEFARSLSEQGIEILSTGGTAKLLEANGVSCIEVSDYTGHPEIMDGRVKTLHPKIHGGILARRGVDEDVMAQNNINPIDMVVVNLYPFADTVAKEGCSLEDAIENIDIGGPTMVRSTAKNHKDTTIIVNASDYDRVLSEMKENDGSLTYQTRFDLAIAAFEHTAAYDGMIANYFGTMVPSHGEPSEDGSKFARTFNSQFIKQQDLRYGENSHQKAAFYVEENPAEASVSTAKQLQGKALSFNNIADTDSALECVKEFDQPACVIVKHANPCGVAIGDDILSAYERAFKTDPTSAFGGIIAFNRELDAATAQAIVDRQFVEVIIAPAVSDEAQKIVAAKKNVRLLECGEFTAKAPAYDYKRVNGGMLVQDKDLGQVTLADLKIVSKRQPSEQELTDLMFCWKVAKFVKSNAIVYARDGMTIGVGAGQMSRVYSAKVAGIKAQDEGLVVEGSVMASDAFFPFRDGIDAAAAAGISCVIQPGGSIRDEEIIAAADEANMTMIFTGMRHFRH
- the purD gene encoding phosphoribosylamine--glycine ligase; this translates as MNVLVIGGGGREHALAWKAAQSTKVSKVFVAPGNAGTTLESKLENIALDVNDIEGLIAFAKSNDVTVTIVGPEAPLVIGVVDAFEAAGLNCFGPRQGAAQLEGSKAFAKDFLDRHNIPTAWYQNFTEVEPALAYVREKGAPIVIKADGLAAGKGVIVAMTLAEAEDAIEDMLAGNVFGDAGSRVVIEEFLDGEEASFIVMVDGKNVLPMATSQDHKRVGNGDTGPNTGGMGAYSPAPVVTAEIHDRIMNEVIYPTVEGMAAEGNTYTGFLYAGLMIMSDGTPKVIEFNCRFGDPETQPIMMRLKSDLVELVEASFAQKLDQVTADFDRRPAVGVVLAAGGYPSDYAKGDVITNIPSATADTKVFHAGTKLNGSDVVTAGGRVLCATALGNTVTQAQQRAYQVAEQIRWDKAFYRTDIAYRAIAREQS
- a CDS encoding 50S ribosomal protein L25/general stress protein Ctc, whose product is MSNIILDAELRTDLGKGASRRLRHANQMPAIIYGGEAAPISITLAQNKFFKAQEEEAFYSSILTIKVDGKEEKVIVKAMQRHSHKPIVNHADFLRVDETHEIHTQVPVHFLNEDTNAALKAGGVISHNMSTVEVACLPANLPEFIEVDVAALEVDHTIHLSDLVLPEGVTSVELAKGADHDQAVVTIHTPKGASVSDEEASEEAAAE
- the pth gene encoding aminoacyl-tRNA hydrolase, translating into MEAIKLIVGLANPGPEYAQTRHNAGAWYIEQLVNWHNTSLKPESKFFGHTARLTIEGNDVRVLIPTTFMNRSGQAVAAMAKFYQIPAESILVVHDELDLDPGIAKFKQGGGHGGHNGLRDIISCLGNNKDFHRLRVGIGHPGHKDKVTGYVLGKAPSDQQNTMDGAIDEAVRSTSLIFSKDLNAAKNRLHTYKG
- the ychF gene encoding redox-regulated ATPase YchF — encoded protein: MGFKCGIVGLPNVGKSTLFNALTKAGIEAANFPFCTIEPNTGVVPMPDPRLDQLAAIVNPERILPTTMEFVDIAGLVAGASKGEGLGNKFLANIRETDAIGHVVRCFEDDNIIHVSGTIDPLADIEVINTELALSDMDTAEKVIYRLAKKAKGGDKDAKLEISVLEKVTAHLDEGLMIRSLELTKEEKVAISYLNFLTAKPTMYIANVSEEGFDNNPLLDQVRELALTEGSVVVAVCAELESQIAELDAEDAAEFMEDMGIEEPGLNRVIRAGYDLLELQTYFTAGVKEVRAWTISIGDTAPQAAGKIHTDFERGFIRAAVIGYDSFIEFNGEAGAKDAGMLKVEGKDYIVKDGDVIHFRFNV
- a CDS encoding 2OG-Fe(II) oxygenase — encoded protein: MDNILNGIADHGFVVIENALPANVIAGLLTDCQHNQPQFKPAGIGRQQGTQLNDTIRKDKTRWFDGSDPAQADYLGQMDQLRSSINRHFFMGLFDYECHYAKYEAGDFYKKHLDAFKGRSNRVLTTVCYLNSPATGGELIIYAEDSTTILAQVSPKVGTLVVFESERFPHEVLAAQSIRYSIAGWFRTNNSLAGTIDPAR
- a CDS encoding hydrolase — its product is MKKFKAATGLQNRHLQTLYPTLLRQCPAIDFTVQQFELEDGDFVDCHWYKKPAMDSKKPIVILFHGLAGSSKSAYIKGMMQHLHSNGYSSVLMHFRGCSERLNRTARAYHSGDTADAKAWIAHLKESYPASPLFAIGYSLGGNMLLKLLAEYSHSSPLSAAVSVSAPIQLASCSATMQHGFAKVYQRYLLRPLKISLLKKFLCHDYMALIGLSVQSIKKINSIEQFDNLYTAKIHGFRDAKEYYKISSAGQYLPNIQCQTLIIQALDDPFMGANIEEEFRELPINISIDTPENGGHLGFVSGSLFKPKYWLEQRISHYFSTTTAQQ
- a CDS encoding AzlD domain-containing protein; amino-acid sequence: MEIWLLILLMALVTFGIRYALYAKANAITLPAKLEQALKFSAPCVLTAIWVPAVLMPQGELAITLQNPYLIGAIIALGIALWKRNILLTIVVSMSCFFVYKHLILA
- a CDS encoding AzlC family ABC transporter permease; this translates as MSNVTNTTATTAKSTKSAYQLFRQGAWDATPLIIGGIPFGIIFGTLALNAGLDIWQTVGLSSIVFAGSAQFVAIGMLAAGTSIGFIVAATLIVNLRHLIYAASMLPYVKHLPQRWRIVLAFLLIDEVFAATYPRHINNLDDKNNHWHYFGAGFTFYISWNIATLIGIFFGQSIPGIDSWGLDFAMSATFIGMVVPHLINKPMVIAVLTSGLLAVLTFHWPHKIGLVLSSVTGMAVGYYLDQRLQSKK